One genomic window of Nakamurella panacisegetis includes the following:
- the rpmA gene encoding 50S ribosomal protein L27 codes for MAHKKGASSSRNGRDSNAQYLGVKRFGGQVVKAGEILIRQRGTKFHPGDLVGRGKDDTLFALAAGSVEFGSKRGRKTVNIVPVVEAAEAVSV; via the coding sequence ATGGCACACAAAAAGGGCGCATCCAGCTCTCGTAACGGTCGCGACTCCAACGCCCAGTACCTGGGCGTCAAGCGCTTCGGCGGCCAGGTCGTCAAGGCCGGCGAGATCCTCATCCGTCAGCGTGGCACCAAGTTCCACCCGGGCGACCTGGTCGGCCGCGGCAAGGACGACACCCTGTTCGCCCTCGCCGCCGGCTCGGTCGAGTTCGGCAGCAAGCGTGGCCGCAAGACCGTGAACATCGTTCCGGTCGTCGAAGCCGCCGAGGCCGTCAGCGTCTGA
- the rplU gene encoding 50S ribosomal protein L21: protein MYAIVKTGGKQYKVAEGDVIEIEKLESELGAAVTLPAVLLVDGIQISTTAADLAGVTVSGEVVAHTKGPKIVIHKFKNKTGYHKRQGHRQPLTQVRVTGITVGA, encoded by the coding sequence ATGTACGCGATCGTCAAGACCGGCGGCAAGCAGTACAAGGTCGCCGAGGGCGACGTCATCGAGATCGAGAAGCTCGAGAGCGAGCTCGGCGCAGCCGTGACCCTCCCGGCTGTGCTCCTCGTCGATGGCATCCAGATTTCCACCACGGCCGCCGATCTGGCCGGCGTCACGGTGTCCGGCGAGGTTGTCGCCCACACCAAGGGCCCGAAGATCGTCATCCACAAGTTCAAGAACAAGACCGGCTACCACAAGCGCCAGGGGCACCGCCAGCCGCTGACGCAGGTGCGCGTCACCGGCATCACCGTTGGCGCCTGA
- a CDS encoding translation initiation factor IF-2 N-terminal domain-containing protein yields the protein MTASDTTISLDQALADLPTKLRVHELAKRAGLTSKEVIAGLAAAGVTVGSASSSVPAADATTYLTALLGVAGAPPAEPDLVAAVESTSAELDPGFFAAPLFLPPAEAKPARRRRGAKATTAETAEPTLDAGAVPVPVEVTEAVAVEVAEVDAEAQETGASRSGRRRRGRSGGRGRATEQAEHEADTVAAPSTGPVAEVGEQISAEVETEGEGASTTGEVSTTDEEEESEQAARRRRRRGRRGRGRVSDGQDESNEFGEEPSAENGERTADESEPSGETEEDEESGEEETGGDGATRRRRRRRRRGGSSEGGADEGKTEDEPDNTVIHVREPRSEKAAGSSSNEVQGVRGSTRLEAKRQRRREGRGTRSRPQILTEAEFLARREAVERVMAVRQRGDLAQVALLEDGVLVEHFVSRAGSESLMGNIYLGKVQNVLPSMEAAFVDIGKGRNAVLYAGEVNWDAAGLAGKARRIETALSGGDTLLVQVSKDPVGQKGARLTTQISLPGRFLVYVPGGGATGISRKLPDTERKRLKSILDRIVPEDAGVIIRTAAEGVAEEELARDVERLKSQWEEISRQAQKKSNAPLLLSAEPDTLIKVVRDLFNSDITRLVLDGDQAYEPVSAYINAVAPELADRVSKYDGPNDVFAAYRIDEQIAKALERKVYLPSGGSLVIDRTEAMTVIDVNTGKYTGSGGNLEETVTKNNLEAAEEVVRQLRLRDIGGIIVVDFIDMVLESNRELVMRRLTECLGRDRTRHQVAEVTSLGLIQMTRKKMGTGLVEAFSEPCPHCHGRGLILHDVPIQDQAAVTADNDAEARSGRNRRGRGRQEAAVAEQPVVKVVAAAVRPPDPRGPKPPVRGVDEHHEEHRPDGPTERPMVAAAAPARGDASFNAPKSRDASDAVSAVLAALDRQALQQAASQPVASQPVAGAPVGLAPVVETTEPTGGRRRGRRAAGRPAGAPTPVTGSAPAEDVLSVAAPEVPVIETVAVPEVQAPEVVEPVVDVAAAGAQDVVAELEAEEAVADVQAAIAAEAAQAVEGAIATVEPVAEPAEPVVATEPPVARKRAPARRRGSRAAGAAAAEAAPNGSAEASAGPPAQVPAAVIAEPVLTTPAVAAPVDGEPVAVKAPARRRRAASRPAGPAAPTS from the coding sequence GTGACTGCTTCGGACACAACCATTTCCCTTGATCAGGCGCTGGCCGATCTACCGACCAAGTTACGGGTGCACGAACTGGCCAAACGGGCCGGTCTGACCTCCAAGGAGGTCATCGCCGGGCTCGCCGCGGCCGGTGTGACGGTCGGCTCGGCATCGTCCTCGGTGCCCGCGGCCGACGCCACCACCTACCTGACCGCCCTCCTCGGAGTGGCCGGTGCGCCGCCCGCGGAGCCGGACCTGGTCGCCGCGGTGGAGAGCACCTCGGCCGAGCTCGACCCCGGATTCTTCGCCGCCCCCCTGTTCCTGCCGCCGGCCGAGGCGAAGCCGGCCCGCCGCCGCCGCGGGGCCAAGGCCACCACGGCCGAGACCGCCGAACCCACCCTGGACGCCGGTGCCGTTCCCGTACCGGTCGAGGTGACCGAGGCCGTGGCCGTCGAGGTGGCCGAGGTCGACGCCGAAGCCCAGGAGACCGGCGCCTCCCGCTCCGGTCGCCGTCGTCGTGGTCGTTCCGGCGGTCGAGGCCGCGCGACCGAGCAGGCTGAGCACGAGGCCGACACGGTGGCCGCACCGTCGACCGGTCCGGTAGCCGAGGTCGGGGAACAGATCTCCGCCGAGGTCGAGACCGAGGGCGAAGGCGCGTCGACCACCGGCGAGGTCTCGACCACGGACGAGGAAGAAGAGAGCGAGCAGGCGGCTCGTCGTCGTCGGCGCCGTGGCCGCCGTGGGCGCGGACGGGTATCCGATGGTCAGGACGAGTCGAACGAGTTCGGCGAGGAGCCGTCCGCGGAGAACGGCGAGCGCACTGCGGACGAGTCGGAGCCGTCGGGCGAAACCGAAGAGGACGAGGAGTCCGGCGAGGAAGAGACCGGTGGCGACGGGGCGACCCGTCGGCGTCGGCGTCGGCGTCGGCGCGGTGGTTCGTCCGAGGGCGGTGCCGACGAGGGCAAGACCGAGGACGAACCGGACAACACGGTCATCCACGTTCGCGAGCCGCGCAGCGAGAAGGCCGCCGGCAGCAGCTCCAACGAGGTCCAGGGGGTTCGCGGGTCGACGCGGCTGGAGGCCAAGCGTCAGCGTCGCCGGGAGGGCCGGGGCACCCGCAGCCGACCGCAGATCCTCACCGAAGCCGAATTCCTGGCCCGCCGCGAGGCGGTCGAACGCGTCATGGCCGTCCGGCAGCGCGGTGACCTGGCGCAGGTCGCGCTGCTCGAGGACGGCGTTCTGGTCGAGCACTTCGTGTCCCGCGCCGGCTCCGAGTCGCTGATGGGCAACATCTACCTCGGCAAGGTGCAGAACGTGCTGCCGTCGATGGAAGCTGCGTTCGTCGACATCGGCAAGGGGCGCAACGCGGTCCTGTACGCCGGTGAGGTCAACTGGGACGCTGCTGGTCTGGCCGGAAAGGCCCGCCGCATCGAGACCGCGTTGTCCGGCGGCGACACCTTGCTGGTCCAGGTGTCCAAGGATCCGGTCGGGCAGAAGGGCGCCCGTCTCACCACGCAGATCTCCCTCCCCGGTCGCTTCCTGGTCTACGTGCCGGGCGGCGGTGCGACCGGTATCTCACGGAAGCTGCCGGACACCGAGCGCAAGCGCCTGAAGTCGATCCTGGATCGGATCGTCCCCGAGGACGCCGGAGTGATCATCCGTACCGCGGCCGAGGGTGTGGCCGAGGAGGAACTGGCCCGTGACGTCGAACGCCTGAAGTCCCAGTGGGAGGAGATCTCCCGCCAGGCGCAGAAGAAGTCGAACGCTCCGCTGTTGCTCTCGGCCGAGCCGGACACGCTGATCAAGGTCGTCCGCGACCTGTTCAACTCCGACATCACCCGGCTGGTGCTCGACGGCGACCAGGCCTACGAGCCGGTGTCCGCTTACATCAACGCGGTCGCGCCGGAACTGGCCGACCGGGTGTCCAAGTACGACGGACCCAACGATGTCTTCGCGGCCTACCGGATCGACGAGCAGATCGCCAAGGCGCTGGAGCGCAAGGTCTACCTGCCGTCCGGCGGCTCCCTGGTGATCGACCGCACCGAGGCCATGACGGTCATCGACGTGAACACCGGCAAGTACACCGGCTCCGGCGGCAATCTCGAGGAGACCGTCACCAAGAACAACCTGGAAGCGGCCGAGGAGGTCGTGCGGCAGCTGCGCCTGCGCGACATCGGCGGGATCATCGTCGTCGACTTCATCGACATGGTGCTGGAGTCCAACCGTGAACTGGTGATGCGGCGGCTGACCGAGTGTCTCGGTCGAGACCGGACCCGCCACCAGGTCGCCGAGGTCACCTCGCTCGGGCTCATCCAGATGACCCGCAAGAAGATGGGTACCGGGCTGGTCGAGGCCTTCTCCGAGCCTTGCCCGCACTGCCACGGACGCGGGCTGATCCTGCACGACGTCCCGATTCAGGACCAAGCGGCGGTGACGGCGGACAACGACGCCGAGGCCCGTTCCGGCCGTAATCGTCGCGGTCGGGGTCGCCAGGAAGCAGCCGTCGCCGAGCAGCCGGTCGTCAAGGTGGTGGCTGCCGCGGTGCGGCCGCCGGATCCGCGCGGTCCGAAGCCGCCGGTGCGTGGCGTCGACGAACACCACGAGGAGCACCGGCCCGACGGCCCGACCGAGCGGCCGATGGTTGCCGCGGCCGCCCCGGCCCGGGGCGACGCGTCCTTCAACGCACCGAAGTCCAGGGACGCCTCCGACGCCGTTTCGGCCGTCCTGGCCGCCCTCGACCGGCAGGCGTTGCAGCAGGCCGCGTCGCAGCCGGTCGCATCGCAGCCGGTTGCCGGAGCTCCGGTCGGTCTCGCGCCGGTCGTCGAAACGACTGAGCCGACCGGTGGCCGTCGCCGTGGTCGCCGTGCGGCCGGTCGCCCGGCCGGTGCCCCAACCCCGGTGACCGGTTCCGCGCCGGCCGAGGATGTGCTGAGCGTGGCCGCCCCCGAGGTCCCGGTGATCGAGACCGTGGCCGTTCCCGAGGTCCAGGCCCCCGAGGTCGTCGAACCGGTCGTCGATGTCGCCGCAGCCGGCGCGCAGGACGTGGTGGCCGAGTTGGAGGCCGAGGAGGCAGTGGCCGACGTACAGGCCGCGATCGCGGCGGAAGCGGCGCAGGCCGTCGAAGGTGCGATCGCGACGGTCGAACCGGTCGCCGAGCCGGCAGAACCGGTCGTCGCGACGGAACCGCCGGTCGCCCGTAAGCGGGCCCCGGCACGACGCCGGGGCAGCCGAGCAGCCGGCGCGGCCGCAGCCGAGGCGGCGCCGAACGGCTCCGCCGAGGCGTCGGCAGGGCCCCCGGCGCAGGTGCCGGCCGCGGTGATCGCCGAGCCGGTGCTCACCACGCCGGCCGTGGCCGCCCCGGTCGATGGCGAGCCAGTCGCGGTGAAGGCGCCCGCGCGCCGTCGCCGGGCCGCGTCCCGCCCGGCCGGACCGGCCGCTCCGACCTCCTGA
- a CDS encoding ABC transporter permease, with the protein MTSRHLPTRGRGPSLLLLRVVPLHLYAGRTHVILERALRVYKQSWLAVVSGFFEPLFYLLAMGRGLGALVGPIHVGNGVPISYAAYIAPALLATSAMNGAVLDSTNNVFFKMKFAKLYDGMLATSLGPVDVALGEIIWSLFRGGLYSSAFVLVLLALGLLSSWWALLAVPVALLVAFGFAAVGMAVTSYMKTFQHLEWVTVALLPMFLFSTTFYPLGVYPRPIQLVVECLPLYHAIELMRGLCLGLVTPSLFLHLVYFAVMMMVGVAVASRRLERLLLR; encoded by the coding sequence ATGACGAGCCGGCACCTCCCGACCCGCGGTCGGGGGCCGTCATTGTTGCTGCTGCGGGTGGTGCCCCTGCACCTGTACGCGGGCCGGACCCACGTCATCCTGGAGCGAGCGCTGCGGGTCTACAAGCAGTCGTGGCTGGCCGTCGTCTCCGGGTTCTTCGAGCCGCTGTTCTACCTGCTGGCAATGGGTCGTGGGCTGGGCGCGCTGGTCGGACCGATCCACGTCGGGAACGGTGTACCGATCTCCTACGCCGCGTACATCGCGCCGGCCCTGCTGGCCACCTCGGCGATGAACGGCGCGGTGCTCGATTCGACGAACAACGTCTTCTTCAAGATGAAGTTCGCCAAGCTCTACGACGGGATGCTGGCGACGTCCCTCGGTCCGGTCGACGTCGCGCTCGGGGAGATCATCTGGTCGCTGTTCCGCGGGGGCCTGTACTCGAGCGCCTTCGTGCTGGTGCTGCTGGCGCTGGGCCTGCTCTCGTCCTGGTGGGCGCTGTTGGCGGTGCCGGTCGCGCTCCTCGTCGCCTTCGGTTTCGCGGCTGTTGGCATGGCGGTCACGTCCTACATGAAGACGTTCCAGCACCTGGAGTGGGTCACCGTCGCGCTGTTGCCGATGTTCCTGTTCTCGACCACGTTCTACCCGCTCGGGGTCTATCCCCGGCCGATCCAGCTCGTGGTGGAATGCCTGCCCCTCTATCACGCGATCGAGTTGATGCGCGGCCTGTGTCTCGGGCTGGTGACCCCCTCTCTCTTCCTCCATCTGGTCTATTTCGCGGTGATGATGATGGTCGGGGTAGCGGTCGCGTCGCGCCGCCTGGAGAGGCTGCTGCTGCGCTGA
- a CDS encoding ABC transporter permease codes for MTGAATTRSGTLMVVEYRLRVARRFLTSSIFSSIVTPLLYLVALGVGLGSLVDAGNGTASLGGVDYVRFLAPALLTAAAVQTGVGEASFPVLGGFKWTQVFWGITSTPVTPGQVADAQVLFIGLRLALGSAIYYLVLLAFGVAGRPAGVLMIPIAVLTGLSCAVWVVALSAVLRKDGQAFNVVFRFGLVPMTLVSGSFFPISALPVAARPLAWISPLWHGNELARAAALGDWRWWPGLGHLALLVLLTGLGWWLARAKFERRLVV; via the coding sequence ATGACGGGCGCCGCCACCACGCGATCGGGCACCCTGATGGTCGTCGAATACCGGCTGCGGGTCGCCCGGCGGTTCCTCACCTCGAGCATCTTCTCGTCGATCGTCACCCCGCTGCTCTACCTGGTCGCCCTCGGCGTCGGTCTCGGCTCCCTGGTCGACGCAGGCAACGGCACCGCATCGCTCGGCGGGGTCGACTACGTGCGCTTCCTGGCCCCGGCCCTGCTCACCGCGGCGGCCGTGCAGACCGGCGTCGGGGAGGCGTCGTTCCCCGTCCTGGGTGGGTTCAAGTGGACCCAGGTGTTCTGGGGGATCACCTCCACTCCGGTCACGCCCGGGCAGGTGGCCGATGCGCAGGTGCTGTTCATCGGGCTGAGGCTCGCGCTGGGGTCGGCGATCTACTACCTGGTGCTGCTGGCGTTCGGCGTGGCCGGGCGACCGGCCGGCGTCCTGATGATCCCGATCGCCGTGTTGACCGGCCTGTCCTGTGCGGTGTGGGTCGTCGCGCTGTCGGCGGTACTGAGGAAGGACGGGCAGGCGTTCAACGTGGTGTTCCGGTTCGGCCTGGTCCCGATGACGCTCGTCTCCGGCTCGTTCTTCCCGATCAGTGCGCTGCCGGTGGCCGCGCGCCCGCTAGCGTGGATCTCCCCGCTCTGGCACGGCAACGAACTGGCCCGCGCCGCCGCCCTCGGAGACTGGCGATGGTGGCCCGGGCTGGGGCACCTGGCCCTGCTGGTGCTGCTGACCGGGCTGGGCTGGTGGCTCGCGCGAGCGAAGTTCGAGCGGCGGTTGGTCGTATGA
- a CDS encoding ABC transporter ATP-binding protein, with translation MTAADRDGSMISAVGLRKSFPVKGGDPVHAVRGIDLQVPRGEAFGFLGPNGAGKSTTMRMIACVSPRTGGDLRILGLDPSLDGIAIRARIGVVPQQDNLDLELSVRENLFIYGRYFGISRKACWAKADELLEFAQLQDKAKATVESLSGGMKRRLTIARSLMNDPEMLLLDEPTTGLDPQARHVLWDRLFRLKQQGVTLILTTHYMDEAEQLCDRLVVVDGGRIAAMGSPTELIERYSTREVLELRFAPGAQREAEPRVADLADRIEVLPDRLLLYTSDGEEALSSALGRGLRPVSTLVRRSTLEDVFLRLSGRSLVD, from the coding sequence ATGACGGCGGCGGACCGTGACGGTTCGATGATCAGCGCGGTCGGGCTGCGCAAGTCCTTCCCCGTCAAGGGGGGTGACCCGGTCCACGCGGTGCGGGGGATCGACCTGCAGGTTCCGCGGGGCGAGGCGTTCGGCTTCCTCGGTCCCAACGGCGCCGGCAAGTCGACGACCATGCGGATGATCGCCTGCGTTTCCCCGCGCACCGGCGGCGACCTGCGCATCCTCGGGCTGGACCCGTCGCTCGACGGCATCGCCATCCGGGCCCGGATCGGTGTCGTGCCCCAGCAGGACAACCTGGACCTCGAGCTGTCGGTGCGGGAGAACCTGTTCATCTACGGCCGCTACTTCGGGATCAGCCGCAAGGCATGCTGGGCCAAGGCCGACGAGTTGCTGGAGTTCGCGCAGCTGCAGGACAAGGCCAAGGCCACGGTCGAGTCTCTCTCCGGTGGGATGAAGCGCCGGCTGACCATCGCTCGGTCGTTGATGAACGACCCGGAGATGCTGCTGCTGGACGAGCCGACCACCGGGTTGGACCCCCAGGCCCGCCACGTGCTCTGGGACCGGCTGTTCCGGTTGAAGCAGCAGGGGGTCACGCTGATCCTGACCACCCATTACATGGACGAGGCCGAGCAGCTGTGCGACCGGCTGGTGGTGGTGGATGGTGGTCGGATCGCGGCCATGGGTTCGCCGACGGAGCTGATCGAGCGCTACTCGACCCGCGAGGTCCTCGAGCTCCGGTTCGCTCCAGGGGCCCAGCGCGAGGCCGAGCCCCGGGTCGCCGATCTCGCGGACCGGATCGAGGTGCTCCCGGACCGGTTGCTGCTGTACACCTCCGACGGTGAGGAGGCCCTGAGCAGTGCCCTGGGACGGGGGTTGCGGCCGGTGTCCACTCTGGTCCGCCGGTCGACCCTGGAGGACGTGTTCCTCCGGCTCAGCGGCCGGAGCTTGGTCGACTGA
- a CDS encoding GNAT family N-acetyltransferase: MSEHPLLAAGHRASDQPVEIRRVGPGGEMASDNAFALALLNLWHSVSEAGGAVGFTPPVDRVAVGGAVATVIEDLRSGRVRAVAAVRGRDVIGFASIRPGRQTQSHTGSITQVMVSPGSQGTGIGRRLVEAVLELAAEMTLERVQLRVRDGVGLAEFYGRFGFREVGRLPNWIRVAPGDDRDEVLLVKEF, translated from the coding sequence GTGAGCGAACACCCGTTGCTCGCGGCCGGACACCGGGCGAGTGACCAACCGGTCGAGATCCGCCGGGTCGGTCCCGGCGGCGAGATGGCCTCCGACAACGCTTTCGCCCTGGCCCTGCTGAACCTCTGGCACTCCGTCTCCGAGGCCGGCGGGGCAGTGGGCTTCACGCCGCCGGTCGACCGGGTGGCGGTCGGGGGAGCGGTGGCCACCGTGATCGAGGATCTGCGGTCCGGTCGGGTCCGGGCCGTCGCGGCCGTCCGCGGCCGTGACGTCATCGGCTTCGCCTCCATCCGGCCGGGACGGCAGACGCAGTCCCACACCGGGTCGATCACGCAGGTGATGGTCTCGCCCGGCAGCCAGGGGACGGGGATCGGTCGCCGCCTGGTCGAGGCCGTGCTCGAGCTGGCCGCCGAGATGACACTGGAGCGCGTCCAGCTGCGGGTACGGGACGGCGTCGGGCTCGCGGAGTTCTACGGCCGCTTCGGATTCCGCGAGGTGGGCCGCTTGCCGAACTGGATCCGGGTGGCTCCGGGCGACGACCGGGACGAGGTACTGCTCGTCAAGGAGTTCTGA
- the ndk gene encoding nucleoside-diphosphate kinase → MSERTLVLVKPDGVARALVGEVISRIERKGLTLAALELRTVSEETAKAHYAEHVERPFFPSLIEFITSGPVVAMVVEGERAIPAFRQLAGGTDPVEKATPGTIRGDFGLETQLNLVHGSDSPESAEREIGLWFPGL, encoded by the coding sequence GTGTCCGAACGCACCCTCGTCCTGGTCAAGCCCGACGGCGTCGCCCGTGCTCTGGTCGGTGAGGTCATCTCCCGCATCGAACGCAAGGGCCTGACCCTTGCCGCCCTCGAGCTGCGGACGGTCAGCGAGGAGACGGCCAAGGCGCACTACGCCGAGCACGTCGAGCGCCCGTTCTTCCCATCGTTGATCGAGTTCATCACCTCCGGCCCGGTCGTGGCCATGGTGGTCGAGGGCGAGCGGGCCATCCCCGCCTTCCGTCAGCTGGCCGGCGGCACCGATCCGGTCGAGAAGGCCACCCCCGGCACCATCCGCGGAGACTTCGGCCTCGAGACCCAGCTGAACCTGGTGCACGGCTCCGATTCGCCCGAGTCGGCCGAGCGCGAGATCGGCCTCTGGTTCCCCGGCCTGTGA
- a CDS encoding DUF4233 domain-containing protein, with protein sequence MTEPDQPTPLTRPYDPERGLRGVMSATLILEVVVVLLSIPVARNTGSGTSGLGVVAICVLAAALVALCGFVRRPWFVPAALTLQALMIAGWFVTPSLGVMGIVFALVWALIIWFRNEFRRRLAAGTLPRPPA encoded by the coding sequence ATGACGGAGCCCGACCAGCCGACCCCCCTGACCCGACCGTACGACCCGGAGCGGGGTCTGCGCGGCGTCATGTCGGCCACGCTCATCCTCGAGGTGGTCGTGGTGCTGCTGTCCATCCCGGTGGCCCGGAACACGGGCTCCGGGACGAGCGGCCTCGGCGTCGTCGCGATCTGTGTCCTGGCCGCGGCGCTGGTCGCCCTGTGCGGGTTCGTACGCCGCCCTTGGTTCGTCCCGGCAGCCCTGACGTTGCAGGCCCTGATGATCGCCGGCTGGTTCGTCACCCCCTCGCTGGGCGTGATGGGCATCGTGTTCGCGCTCGTCTGGGCGTTGATCATCTGGTTCCGCAACGAGTTCCGGCGCCGTCTGGCGGCCGGTACGCTCCCCAGACCACCAGCCTGA
- a CDS encoding bifunctional folylpolyglutamate synthase/dihydrofolate synthase, whose amino-acid sequence MIVPDSPPLTLAAVEHLLNSRRAETQISPTIERMVALMDLIGNPQQAYPVIQVAGTNGKTSTARMIDALITRIGLRTGRFTSPHLQSVTERISIDGVPISPEQYVSAYSDIAPYVDLVDAASARTGGLALSKFEILTAMAFAAFAEAPVDVAVVEVGLGGTWDSTNVADAKIAVVTPIGLDHMDFLGDNVADIAKVKAGIIKPDAVAIVARQLPEAMDSILRRTVEVDVAVARQGSEFDVLERSFAVGGQRLSLQGLGGVYDDIFLPLAGEHQAGNASVALAAVEAFFGAGAGRALDLDAVQDGFAASASPGRLERVRTSPTVLVDAAHNPDGATALAAALAAEFSFARLVGVLAVMADKDAAGILTALADSFDEVVITVNSSHRSMPVADLRDLAVDIFGEEKVHTADRMDSAIALAVDLAESGAEPGEGAAGTGVVVTGSVVSAGDGRSLAGLLPA is encoded by the coding sequence ATGATCGTGCCCGACTCGCCGCCGCTGACCCTGGCCGCGGTGGAGCACCTGCTGAACAGCCGGCGCGCCGAGACGCAGATCTCTCCGACCATCGAGCGCATGGTCGCGCTGATGGACCTGATCGGGAATCCGCAGCAGGCCTACCCGGTGATCCAGGTGGCCGGCACCAACGGCAAGACCTCCACCGCCCGGATGATCGACGCGCTCATCACCCGGATCGGTCTGCGCACCGGCCGGTTCACCTCACCGCACCTGCAGTCGGTGACCGAGCGGATCAGCATCGACGGGGTGCCGATCTCGCCGGAGCAGTACGTCTCGGCCTACAGCGACATCGCTCCCTACGTCGACCTGGTCGACGCGGCCAGCGCACGCACCGGCGGCCTGGCGCTCTCGAAGTTCGAGATCCTCACGGCGATGGCGTTCGCGGCGTTCGCCGAGGCACCGGTCGACGTGGCCGTCGTCGAGGTGGGTCTCGGCGGTACCTGGGACTCGACCAACGTGGCCGACGCCAAGATCGCCGTGGTGACGCCGATCGGGTTGGACCACATGGACTTCCTGGGCGACAACGTGGCCGACATCGCCAAGGTCAAGGCGGGCATCATCAAACCCGATGCGGTGGCCATCGTGGCCCGCCAACTGCCGGAGGCGATGGACTCCATCCTGCGTCGCACGGTCGAGGTGGATGTGGCAGTGGCCCGGCAGGGCAGTGAGTTCGACGTGCTGGAGCGCTCGTTCGCCGTCGGCGGCCAGCGGCTGAGCCTGCAGGGACTCGGTGGGGTCTACGACGACATCTTCCTGCCGCTGGCCGGTGAACATCAGGCCGGCAACGCCAGCGTCGCGCTGGCCGCGGTGGAGGCGTTCTTCGGCGCCGGTGCCGGGCGCGCGCTCGACCTGGATGCGGTGCAGGACGGCTTCGCCGCCTCGGCGTCCCCGGGCCGGCTGGAACGGGTCCGGACGTCACCGACCGTCCTGGTCGACGCCGCGCACAACCCGGACGGCGCGACCGCGCTGGCCGCCGCGCTGGCCGCCGAGTTCTCCTTCGCCCGGCTGGTCGGGGTGCTGGCCGTCATGGCGGACAAGGACGCCGCCGGCATCCTGACCGCCCTGGCCGACTCGTTCGACGAGGTCGTCATCACGGTCAACTCGTCGCACCGGTCGATGCCGGTGGCCGACCTCCGCGATCTGGCCGTCGACATCTTCGGCGAGGAGAAGGTGCACACGGCCGACCGGATGGACAGCGCCATCGCCCTGGCCGTCGACCTGGCCGAGAGCGGCGCCGAGCCGGGGGAGGGCGCCGCCGGGACCGGCGTCGTGGTGACCGGCTCGGTCGTGTCGGCCGGCGACGGCCGGAGCCTGGCCGGATTGCTCCCGGCATGA